A genome region from Mesorhizobium sp. B2-1-8 includes the following:
- a CDS encoding NAD(P)H-dependent oxidoreductase translates to MTNVALTGLARDLDRRAAEGRPVRVGVIGSGEMGTDLVTQGMLMPGIAVCAVSTRRPHTARDAIRIAYGDEAMAVEADTASKVTGAIEGGRIAITSNEMLVTNPLIDVVIDATGKPGVAADFDLMAMEHGKHLVMMNVEADVTIGCYLKQQADRLGVVYSVGAGDEPSSCMELIEFASALGLTIVSAGKGKNNPLNHDAVPDDYRDEAIRRNMNPRMLVEFVDGSKTMVEMCAIANATGLVPDVPGMHGPRADRDDLVKVLIPREDGGLLLKKGVVDYTVGKGVAPGVFVIVEATHPRIIERMDDLHIGHGPYYSLFRPYHLTSLEVPLTAARIVLFGKPDMVPLPRPVAEVCAVAKRDLAAGETFDAIGETCYRSWTMTVEEARTRRAVPVGLLEGGKVLKPVRKGELLTADNAAPDQTTRLFALRRLQDEMLYGK, encoded by the coding sequence ATGACCAATGTCGCCTTGACGGGACTTGCCCGCGATCTCGACAGACGCGCCGCCGAGGGCCGCCCGGTGCGCGTCGGTGTCATCGGCTCCGGCGAAATGGGGACCGACCTCGTCACGCAAGGCATGCTGATGCCGGGCATTGCGGTCTGCGCCGTCTCGACCCGTCGTCCGCACACCGCGCGTGACGCCATCCGCATCGCCTATGGCGACGAGGCGATGGCGGTCGAAGCCGACACCGCGTCGAAAGTCACCGGTGCCATCGAGGGCGGGAGGATCGCCATCACCTCCAATGAGATGCTGGTCACCAATCCACTGATCGACGTCGTCATCGACGCCACGGGAAAACCTGGCGTCGCCGCCGACTTCGATCTGATGGCGATGGAGCACGGCAAGCATCTGGTGATGATGAATGTCGAGGCCGACGTCACCATCGGGTGCTATCTCAAACAGCAGGCCGACCGGCTTGGCGTCGTCTATTCGGTCGGCGCCGGCGATGAGCCGTCGAGCTGCATGGAGCTGATCGAGTTCGCGTCCGCACTCGGCCTGACCATCGTCTCGGCCGGCAAGGGCAAGAACAATCCGCTCAACCATGATGCCGTGCCAGACGACTATCGCGACGAAGCGATCCGTCGCAACATGAACCCGCGCATGCTGGTCGAGTTCGTCGACGGCTCCAAGACCATGGTCGAGATGTGCGCCATCGCCAACGCCACCGGGCTGGTGCCCGACGTGCCGGGCATGCATGGTCCCAGGGCAGACCGCGACGACCTCGTCAAGGTGCTGATCCCGCGCGAGGATGGTGGCCTCCTGCTGAAGAAGGGCGTCGTCGACTACACCGTCGGCAAGGGTGTGGCGCCTGGTGTCTTCGTCATCGTCGAGGCGACGCATCCGCGCATCATCGAGCGCATGGACGACCTGCATATCGGCCACGGCCCTTATTACAGCCTGTTCCGGCCCTACCATCTGACGTCGCTGGAAGTGCCGCTGACCGCGGCCCGCATCGTGCTGTTCGGCAAACCGGACATGGTGCCGCTGCCGAGGCCGGTTGCCGAGGTCTGCGCCGTCGCCAAGCGCGACCTCGCCGCCGGCGAGACCTTCGATGCGATCGGCGAAACCTGCTATCGTTCCTGGACGATGACTGTCGAAGAGGCTCGCACCCGGCGCGCCGTCCCGGTCGGCCTGCTCGAGGGTGGCAAGGTGCTGAAACCGGTCAGGAAAGGCGAGTTGCTGACCGCCGACAATGCGGCGCCCGACCAGACGACCAGGTTGTTCGCGCTGCGCCGGCTGCAGGATGAGATGCTGTACGGAAAATAG
- a CDS encoding glycosyltransferase family 4 protein, with protein sequence MHLLFATSIVPDGALASGYEIANAAIIAALRRAGARVTVIGFTWPGKAAVDPENTVVLGAIDVRTESASPLQKLAWVGKAMVSGLTFASVKLRAVSDHDLQAAIERAGPFDGYVLNSVQFAGAFERLFEDRPSIFFAHNVEHLSARENAAAVGGIFQRLLFRREARLLKLVEERLCRRARFVFALAEEDRVALGVASDDRSAALPLVTGATAPARKGRRPIDCDAALIGTWTWQPNRIGLDWFLGKVVPHLPPGFRIRIAGHMPSGVTSTHPGVQFVGRVPDARAFVCGAAVIPLISTAGSGVQLKTIETFELGLPSVATSRSLRGIDHRPANCVVTDDPAGFAQALQAAAANIHDIDGSTFHRQQVKALDVAIRVGLEKIGAVRQEVFA encoded by the coding sequence ATGCATCTGCTGTTCGCCACATCGATCGTGCCCGACGGTGCTCTCGCCTCGGGCTACGAGATCGCCAATGCAGCGATCATCGCCGCCTTGCGGCGCGCCGGCGCGCGCGTGACGGTCATCGGCTTCACCTGGCCCGGGAAAGCCGCGGTAGATCCCGAAAATACGGTGGTGCTTGGTGCGATCGACGTGCGCACCGAAAGTGCTTCGCCGCTGCAGAAGCTCGCCTGGGTCGGCAAGGCGATGGTTTCGGGCCTCACCTTCGCGTCGGTCAAGTTGCGTGCGGTGTCCGACCACGATCTTCAGGCCGCTATCGAACGAGCCGGTCCGTTCGATGGCTATGTGCTGAATTCGGTGCAGTTCGCCGGCGCTTTCGAAAGGCTCTTCGAAGACCGGCCTTCGATTTTCTTCGCCCACAATGTCGAGCATCTCTCGGCGCGGGAGAACGCCGCTGCCGTCGGCGGCATTTTCCAGCGCCTGCTGTTCCGGCGCGAGGCGAGGCTGCTCAAGCTGGTCGAAGAGCGCCTCTGCCGCCGCGCGCGCTTTGTCTTCGCGCTGGCCGAGGAGGATCGCGTGGCACTCGGTGTCGCCTCGGATGATCGCTCGGCGGCGCTGCCGCTGGTAACCGGCGCCACGGCGCCAGCCCGGAAAGGCCGGCGCCCGATCGACTGCGACGCGGCCCTGATCGGCACCTGGACCTGGCAGCCGAACCGCATCGGCCTCGACTGGTTCCTGGGCAAGGTGGTGCCGCATCTGCCGCCTGGTTTCCGAATCCGCATCGCGGGCCACATGCCTTCCGGCGTCACCTCGACGCATCCGGGCGTCCAATTTGTCGGCCGCGTTCCGGATGCCCGGGCTTTCGTCTGTGGCGCGGCCGTCATCCCGCTGATCAGCACCGCGGGCAGCGGCGTGCAGTTGAAGACCATCGAGACCTTCGAGCTTGGCCTGCCCTCGGTCGCCACCAGCCGCTCATTGCGCGGCATCGACCACCGGCCTGCCAATTGCGTGGTCACCGACGATCCGGCCGGCTTCGCCCAAGCCCTGCAGGCTGCCGCGGCCAATATCCACGATATCGATGGCAGCACCTTCCATCGCCAGCAGGTCAAGGCACTCGACGTCGCGATTCGTGTAGGTCTCGAAAAGATAGGGGCCGTCAGGCAGGAGGTGTTTGCATGA
- a CDS encoding type II toxin-antitoxin system VapC family toxin — MFVDTSVIVAILSGEGDAGEWSDRMAAAPHKITSALVVLEASMRLSTMLAVEPVVAEMAIEALLSEAEIEIVPIDAGDAKLAIQAFSDYGKGRGHPAQLNLADCLSYACAKSHGSALLYKGNDFSHTDLA; from the coding sequence ATGTTCGTTGACACCTCCGTAATCGTCGCAATTCTTTCGGGAGAAGGGGATGCCGGCGAGTGGAGCGATCGGATGGCGGCTGCACCTCACAAGATTACGTCCGCGCTGGTTGTGCTCGAAGCGTCGATGCGGCTTTCTACGATGCTTGCTGTCGAACCGGTGGTCGCGGAAATGGCGATAGAGGCGCTGCTGAGCGAGGCCGAAATCGAAATTGTGCCGATCGACGCCGGCGATGCCAAACTGGCGATCCAGGCGTTTTCGGATTATGGAAAGGGACGTGGGCATCCCGCGCAGCTCAATCTTGCCGATTGCCTGTCCTACGCTTGCGCAAAGAGCCACGGCTCCGCGTTGCTCTACAAAGGCAACGACTTTTCGCACACGGATCTCGCCTAG
- a CDS encoding DUF6492 family protein, giving the protein MNKRFVPDPLAGPGLLPKMPTAAIVTASYAPDFERCRLLCETLDRHVSGAEHHYILVEHRDLALFRQLGTSRRSIVDERDLLPGWLRAFDDPLSLFRRRVWLSMKTQPLRGWHVQQLRRIAISAHASEDVLVFCDSDVAFLKAFDCGAFWRDGRARLFRRDGVLAGDGHDNHRVWSRNAGATLGIDPSRTSVHDYISTLIAWRRDTVLAMCGRIEKVHGRDWVEVIGSARKFSECMIYGRYVDDLLDGAGHFHGSEEFCRVHWTGEALSDDEFRRFVASMAPEQVAIGMQSFIGTDVGRIRRLIGLDR; this is encoded by the coding sequence TTGAACAAGCGCTTCGTCCCAGATCCGCTGGCCGGCCCGGGCCTGTTGCCGAAGATGCCGACGGCAGCGATTGTGACGGCAAGCTATGCCCCTGACTTCGAGCGCTGCCGCCTGCTGTGTGAAACGCTTGACCGCCATGTCTCGGGTGCCGAGCACCACTACATTCTGGTCGAACATCGCGACCTCGCGCTTTTCCGTCAATTGGGGACCAGCCGCCGCTCGATCGTCGATGAGCGGGATCTCCTGCCGGGCTGGCTGCGCGCCTTCGACGATCCGCTCAGCCTGTTTCGCCGCCGCGTCTGGCTCAGCATGAAGACCCAGCCGCTGCGCGGCTGGCATGTGCAGCAACTGCGCCGCATCGCCATATCGGCGCACGCCAGCGAAGACGTGCTGGTCTTCTGCGATTCCGACGTCGCTTTCCTGAAGGCGTTCGATTGCGGTGCCTTCTGGCGCGATGGCAGGGCGCGCTTGTTCCGCCGCGATGGCGTGCTCGCCGGTGACGGCCATGACAATCATCGCGTGTGGTCGCGCAATGCCGGCGCCACACTCGGCATCGACCCGTCTCGGACATCGGTCCATGATTATATCTCGACGCTGATCGCCTGGCGCCGTGACACGGTGCTTGCCATGTGCGGCCGAATCGAAAAGGTCCATGGCCGCGACTGGGTCGAGGTGATCGGTTCGGCGCGCAAATTCTCCGAATGCATGATCTACGGCCGCTATGTCGATGATCTGCTGGACGGAGCCGGCCACTTCCACGGTTCGGAAGAATTCTGCCGTGTCCATTGGACGGGGGAGGCGCTGTCGGACGACGAGTTCCGCCGCTTCGTCGCCAGCATGGCGCCGGAGCAGGTGGCGATCGGCATGCAGTCCTTTATCGGCACCGATGTCGGCCGCATCCGCCGCCTGATCGGGCTTGATCGTTGA
- a CDS encoding type II toxin-antitoxin system VapB family antitoxin, with amino-acid sequence MNLQIRDPRARELAQRLAAKRKISMTEAVIEALESELKRESGHIPLAKRLAAIADELKAKAGPGGRPVSKDEIDDMWGHP; translated from the coding sequence ATGAACCTCCAGATCAGAGACCCGCGTGCACGCGAACTGGCACAGCGGCTGGCCGCCAAACGCAAGATTTCGATGACCGAAGCGGTTATCGAAGCGCTTGAGTCTGAATTGAAACGGGAAAGCGGACACATCCCCCTGGCGAAACGGCTGGCTGCCATCGCGGATGAACTTAAAGCCAAGGCCGGCCCCGGCGGCCGACCTGTGAGCAAGGATGAAATCGACGACATGTGGGGACATCCCTGA
- a CDS encoding lipopolysaccharide biosynthesis protein gives MTEARDIPQRRTFARIGTFMAERRGLVRDYFSAISGAGGRLVFSLAYFIALANTLSIAEFGMFATASAAGVMLSRILALGFISALYRTATIRPNLIGTFTAGFLVLGAASLPLLAAASFGVYLIFFAGTVPLSVFTAIVFAEALLWRPVEVALIVNNGLGKFGRAAVLAILATALRALGAVLFMFSAQHSIWVWSWFYIGANAASLLLAFGWFYPRQRLRLRIELYLRRLADSIYVAGAEVLFYLQMEFDKLLVLAIGGPHLAGIYAIIMRLVDLTAIPIRTFSMMLVQRMMRAPELLARLAVKSGIEGGVFAVSTLALAALGIVLHFFPNALGRNVSEAAPLVALAICVPGLRNLVEYQAELLFARGQTLVRALNLGLLAALKALLLAYVLTTISDTSNLVVSLNIVFLLLYLASMLLTYSALRRPAKAI, from the coding sequence ATGACTGAGGCCAGAGACATACCGCAAAGGCGGACCTTCGCGCGGATCGGCACCTTCATGGCCGAACGACGGGGGCTGGTGCGCGACTATTTTTCGGCGATCAGCGGTGCTGGCGGGCGACTGGTGTTTTCACTCGCCTATTTCATCGCGCTCGCCAATACGCTCTCGATCGCCGAATTCGGCATGTTCGCCACCGCTTCGGCGGCTGGCGTCATGCTGTCGCGGATTCTTGCCCTCGGTTTCATTTCGGCGCTCTATCGCACCGCCACCATCCGGCCCAATCTGATCGGCACCTTCACCGCCGGCTTCCTGGTGCTCGGCGCCGCCTCGCTGCCGCTTTTGGCCGCCGCCTCGTTCGGCGTCTACCTGATCTTCTTTGCCGGCACCGTGCCGCTGTCGGTATTCACGGCGATCGTCTTTGCCGAGGCGCTGCTGTGGCGGCCGGTGGAAGTGGCACTGATCGTCAACAACGGGCTGGGTAAATTCGGCCGAGCCGCGGTTCTTGCGATCCTGGCCACCGCATTGCGGGCACTTGGCGCGGTGTTGTTCATGTTTTCCGCACAGCACAGCATCTGGGTTTGGTCTTGGTTCTACATCGGCGCCAACGCAGCCTCGCTGCTTTTGGCTTTCGGCTGGTTTTATCCGCGTCAGCGGCTGCGGCTGCGCATCGAGCTCTATCTGCGGCGGCTCGCCGATTCCATCTATGTGGCCGGCGCGGAGGTGCTGTTCTACCTGCAGATGGAGTTCGACAAGCTGCTGGTGCTGGCGATCGGCGGACCGCATCTGGCCGGCATCTATGCCATCATCATGCGCCTTGTCGACTTGACGGCGATTCCCATCCGCACCTTCTCGATGATGCTCGTGCAGCGCATGATGCGCGCGCCCGAACTCCTCGCACGGCTGGCGGTCAAGAGCGGCATCGAGGGCGGTGTGTTCGCGGTCTCGACGCTGGCGCTGGCGGCGCTTGGCATCGTGCTGCATTTCTTCCCCAACGCGCTCGGCAGGAATGTCTCCGAGGCCGCCCCCCTGGTGGCGCTGGCGATCTGCGTACCTGGACTGCGCAATCTGGTCGAATACCAGGCCGAGCTTCTCTTCGCGCGCGGCCAGACGCTGGTGCGGGCGCTCAACCTCGGCCTGCTCGCCGCCCTCAAGGCACTGCTGCTGGCCTATGTTCTGACCACCATTTCCGATACATCGAATCTGGTGGTGTCGCTCAACATCGTCTTCCTGCTGCTCTATCTCGCGTCGATGCTGCTGACCTATTCGGCGCTGCGCAGGCCGGCGAAGGCAATCTAG
- a CDS encoding O-antigen ligase family protein, whose product MSNTASLRKTERAPLSAAFTRGGVATAIAALLFTVIMVSFRPFQPAGAELTGEGGDIVNQLGFGSLGAVSIFALMAFADPRVVRSLLSPSWILMLGFFFLSVVLATDPPSAMRAASFTMIGILTMATILALPRDAESFSRVIIFTAVVVMGLSYLGLVVFPHEAMHTADSQEPEHAGLWRGVFTHKNIAGPIMACFSFAGLYLYRRGQRWWGAGIFCAAMIFMLHTGSKTTAGLVPFSILIVMFPSLMGMRLGTPILFTLAIIATAVGTLGIVFLTPVKHLAAIYFPDLTYTGRTTLWEFAGSMLAKKPWTGYGYESFWGTPLLLNQDQPFDRPWDIRTIVHGHDGYLDIAVLMGIPALCVAVYTFLIAPLRDYMRIPLRKENIYLGDFFMMVVLFTALNAFLESFFFHRGDPVWLFFVLGVLGLRQVSLRPIAVRMPVQRS is encoded by the coding sequence ATGAGCAATACCGCCAGCCTGAGAAAAACTGAGCGCGCCCCGCTCAGCGCCGCGTTCACGCGCGGGGGCGTGGCGACCGCGATCGCGGCGCTGCTGTTCACCGTCATCATGGTGTCCTTCCGCCCGTTCCAGCCGGCGGGCGCCGAACTCACCGGCGAAGGTGGCGACATCGTCAATCAGCTCGGCTTCGGTTCGCTCGGCGCGGTTTCGATCTTCGCGCTGATGGCCTTCGCCGATCCGCGTGTCGTGCGCTCGCTGCTCAGCCCTTCCTGGATACTGATGCTGGGCTTCTTCTTCCTGTCGGTGGTGCTGGCGACCGACCCGCCGTCGGCGATGCGCGCGGCGTCCTTCACCATGATCGGGATCCTGACGATGGCAACGATCCTGGCGCTGCCCCGCGACGCCGAGTCCTTCTCCAGGGTCATCATCTTCACCGCCGTCGTGGTGATGGGCCTGTCCTATCTCGGCCTCGTCGTCTTTCCACACGAGGCGATGCACACGGCCGACTCGCAGGAGCCCGAACATGCCGGCCTGTGGCGCGGCGTGTTCACCCACAAGAACATCGCCGGACCGATCATGGCATGCTTCAGTTTCGCCGGCCTTTATCTCTACCGGCGCGGGCAACGCTGGTGGGGTGCGGGTATCTTCTGCGCGGCGATGATCTTCATGCTGCACACCGGCTCCAAGACCACCGCCGGGCTGGTGCCGTTCTCGATCTTAATCGTGATGTTTCCGAGCCTGATGGGCATGCGGCTCGGTACGCCGATCCTGTTTACGCTGGCGATCATCGCCACGGCGGTCGGCACGCTGGGCATCGTCTTCCTGACGCCTGTGAAGCACCTGGCGGCGATCTACTTCCCTGATCTGACCTATACCGGCCGCACGACGCTGTGGGAGTTCGCCGGCTCGATGCTGGCGAAGAAGCCGTGGACCGGCTACGGCTATGAGAGCTTCTGGGGCACGCCGCTGCTGCTCAACCAGGACCAGCCCTTCGACCGCCCGTGGGACATCAGGACCATCGTGCACGGTCATGACGGCTATCTCGACATCGCCGTGCTGATGGGCATTCCTGCTCTTTGCGTGGCGGTCTACACTTTCCTCATCGCACCGTTGCGCGACTACATGCGCATTCCGCTGCGCAAGGAGAACATCTATCTCGGTGATTTCTTCATGATGGTGGTGCTGTTCACCGCACTCAACGCATTCCTCGAGAGCTTCTTCTTCCATCGTGGCGATCCGGTCTGGCTGTTCTTCGTGCTTGGCGTGCTGGGCCTCAGGCAAGTGTCGCTGCGGCCGATCGCGGTGCGCATGCCCGTCCAGCGCTCCTGA
- a CDS encoding WecB/TagA/CpsF family glycosyltransferase, translating to MNMHARAAFGLDSLKMILGIPVLGIRWDDAIALLNRLIAERRFTKVSFLNAHNANIAYTDPVFAEALDDFLILPDGIGVDLAAKLLYGAPFPDNLNGTDFVPAFLQASKRPLTVGLLGATRVNAEAASVKLAALAVQHNFVVIHDGYFSAAQEPEIIGRIAKLRPDMLLVAMGVPRQELWIERHIDERHCTLPVAVGALLDFLSGSVPRAPLWMRRLRLEWLFRLAIEPGRLWRRYVVGNPLFLWRVVNQKWSRGAEAIGDAPGEFR from the coding sequence ATGAACATGCACGCCCGCGCCGCGTTCGGACTCGACAGTCTGAAAATGATCCTCGGCATCCCGGTGCTCGGGATCCGCTGGGACGATGCAATTGCTCTGCTGAACCGATTGATCGCCGAGCGGCGCTTCACCAAGGTCAGCTTCCTCAACGCTCACAATGCCAACATCGCCTATACCGACCCGGTCTTCGCCGAGGCGCTCGACGATTTCCTCATCCTGCCGGACGGCATCGGCGTCGATCTCGCCGCGAAGCTTCTCTACGGCGCGCCGTTTCCCGACAATCTCAACGGCACCGATTTCGTGCCGGCCTTTCTGCAGGCTTCCAAGAGGCCGCTGACCGTGGGGCTGCTCGGTGCGACCCGTGTCAACGCCGAGGCGGCGTCGGTGAAGCTGGCGGCGCTTGCGGTGCAGCACAACTTCGTGGTCATTCACGATGGCTATTTCTCCGCCGCGCAGGAGCCGGAGATCATTGGCCGGATTGCAAAACTACGGCCTGACATGCTGCTCGTCGCGATGGGGGTGCCGCGCCAGGAGCTGTGGATTGAACGCCACATCGACGAACGCCATTGCACGTTGCCGGTCGCTGTCGGCGCGTTGCTCGATTTCCTGAGCGGCTCGGTGCCGCGCGCGCCGCTATGGATGCGCCGCCTGAGGCTGGAGTGGCTTTTCAGGCTGGCGATCGAGCCCGGCCGGCTCTGGCGCCGCTACGTGGTCGGCAATCCCCTGTTCCTGTGGCGGGTCGTCAACCAGAAATGGTCGCGCGGCGCCGAGGCCATCGGAGATGCTCCCGGAGAGTTTCGTTGA
- the proC gene encoding pyrroline-5-carboxylate reductase: MTIRLVLAGCGNMGYAMLSGWLKSGKLAPSTVFVVEPNADLRNRAAALGCGTAAEAEAIPADAVPELVVIAVKPQVIRDVTTAYKRFGDGRTTFVSIAAGTPSATFEEILGNRAPIVRCMPNTPAAIGKGMMVVFSNPLVSDDAKRFVADLLSASGEVATIDDESLMDAVTAVSGSGPAYIFHFIEALTVAAEKAGLPTATARLLAMQTVYGAASLAAESREDPGMLRQQVTSPNGTTAAALGVLMGEDRLTNLLTQAVEAARLRSIELGK; the protein is encoded by the coding sequence ATGACGATCAGGCTTGTTCTCGCCGGCTGCGGCAATATGGGTTACGCCATGCTCTCGGGCTGGCTGAAGTCCGGCAAGCTTGCACCGTCGACCGTTTTCGTGGTCGAGCCCAATGCCGACCTGCGCAATCGAGCCGCCGCACTCGGCTGCGGCACGGCGGCGGAAGCCGAAGCCATTCCGGCCGATGCCGTGCCTGAACTCGTCGTCATCGCCGTGAAGCCGCAGGTGATCCGTGACGTCACCACCGCCTACAAGCGCTTCGGCGACGGCCGCACCACTTTCGTCAGCATCGCCGCCGGCACGCCCTCCGCCACCTTCGAGGAAATCCTCGGCAACCGCGCGCCTATCGTGCGCTGCATGCCCAACACGCCCGCGGCGATCGGCAAGGGCATGATGGTGGTGTTTTCCAATCCCCTGGTTTCCGACGACGCCAAGCGCTTCGTCGCCGACCTCTTGTCGGCCAGCGGCGAAGTGGCCACCATCGATGACGAGAGCCTGATGGATGCGGTGACCGCCGTGTCCGGATCGGGTCCGGCCTACATCTTCCATTTCATCGAGGCGCTGACCGTGGCTGCCGAAAAGGCCGGCTTGCCGACGGCAACCGCCAGGCTGCTCGCCATGCAGACCGTCTACGGCGCCGCATCGCTCGCCGCCGAAAGCCGCGAGGACCCCGGTATGCTGCGCCAGCAGGTGACCAGCCCCAACGGAACGACGGCAGCCGCGCTTGGCGTGCTGATGGGCGAAGACCGGCTGACCAACCTGCTCACGCAAGCAGTGGAAGCGGCGCGGCTAAGGTCGATCGAACTGGGGAAGTAG
- a CDS encoding glycosyltransferase family 2 protein, with product MIPLPLDGSVSIAGRSPELKVEAVEAIVTLPTFKRPEQVLETLASLRAQQTGRCFAVIVMENEAEAREGAEAVLPLFERGEIPGMVVIAHERGNCSAYNAGWQTAILHFPNFRHLLVIDDDEIADPRWLERMCRAAETLGADIVGGPQVPVFADPAHATWAEHPVFAPPYRETGRVPALYSSGNLLVGRHVLTAMGPPFLDLRFNFMGGGDADFLSRSAQRGFVLGWCAEAKVRETVPTRRLETDWIRARSLRNGVISTLVEKKKRAGTPFAGAKVFAKSLALLAASPLRGVMRLARTGSPAIAIYPVHVALGRVLAEFGYANEQYRQPEKN from the coding sequence ATGATCCCTTTGCCATTGGACGGTTCGGTATCGATCGCGGGACGGTCTCCCGAGCTCAAGGTGGAGGCGGTCGAAGCGATCGTCACCTTGCCGACCTTCAAGCGACCCGAACAGGTGCTGGAGACGCTTGCATCGCTGCGCGCACAGCAAACCGGCAGGTGCTTTGCCGTCATCGTCATGGAAAACGAGGCGGAGGCGCGTGAAGGCGCCGAAGCGGTGCTGCCGCTGTTCGAGCGCGGCGAGATACCAGGCATGGTCGTCATCGCGCATGAACGCGGCAATTGCAGTGCCTATAATGCCGGCTGGCAGACGGCGATCCTGCATTTCCCGAACTTCAGGCATCTGCTGGTCATCGACGATGACGAGATCGCAGATCCCCGATGGCTGGAGCGGATGTGCCGCGCAGCCGAAACGCTCGGCGCCGATATCGTCGGCGGCCCGCAGGTGCCTGTCTTTGCCGATCCCGCCCATGCGACCTGGGCCGAGCATCCTGTTTTCGCGCCCCCCTACCGGGAGACGGGACGGGTGCCCGCGCTCTATTCGTCCGGCAATCTTCTGGTCGGGCGCCACGTGTTGACCGCGATGGGGCCGCCCTTCCTCGATCTCAGATTCAATTTCATGGGCGGCGGCGACGCCGATTTTCTCAGCCGGTCGGCGCAACGGGGCTTCGTGTTGGGCTGGTGCGCCGAAGCCAAGGTGCGGGAGACCGTTCCGACCCGGCGCCTCGAGACCGACTGGATTCGTGCCCGCAGCCTGCGCAACGGTGTCATCTCGACGCTGGTGGAAAAGAAGAAGCGCGCCGGCACGCCCTTCGCCGGTGCCAAGGTGTTCGCCAAGAGCCTGGCCTTGCTTGCCGCCTCGCCGCTTCGCGGCGTGATGCGGCTGGCGCGCACGGGATCGCCGGCGATCGCCATCTATCCCGTCCATGTGGCGCTCGGCCGCGTGCTGGCCGAATTCGGATATGCCAATGAGCAATACCGCCAGCCTGAGAAAAACTGA